A genomic window from Diospyros lotus cultivar Yz01 chromosome 2, ASM1463336v1, whole genome shotgun sequence includes:
- the LOC127793934 gene encoding protein SIEVE ELEMENT OCCLUSION B-like: MTSTAQPAKVLQQQLASNLQPTKTKQLRSERRMFSASDDSAMMKQIQATHAPDGREVDAKPILLVIEDILRRATPSIDGVVDTVHGLGAGLEEKVAIPEFEGVLESSAYIIQKVSCELSCKCSGGGDAHATTMEIFNILSYYSWDAKVVISLAAFAVNYGEFWLVAKLCATNQLAKSIALLKQLPDIIEQANTLKSRFDAINILIKAITDVTELIVEFKQLPSQYISPDTPPMSTAMTHIPTAAYWTIRSMVACATQIISLLGLSYEHITSTTEAWELSSLTHKVNNIHEHLNKQLFICHQYIDEKRHAETYQLLVHLFTIIHLDNMRIIKQLIYPKDDQLPLLDGATRKRVSVEVLRRKNVLLLISDLDLWHEEIMILAQLHQEMRARSDLVYEIVWLPIIDRSMPWTEEIQHKFELLQGMMPWYMVHHPSLIEPAVIRYIKEVWGFDKRPILVALDPQAKVVSQNAFHMIWIWGNLAFPFTSAREESLWKEETWRLELVVDGIDPAILDWIGHGKFVCLYGGEDIEWIRKFTAVAKSVAKDAGITLEMVYVGKNGSKERVRRITDIIAAENLSHFWSEPMYIWYFWTRLESMLYSKLQLGKTIENDQIMREVLILLSYDGSHPGWAIIGKGSDEMARGKDDMMLKILTEFKTWEEEARNLGFVPALIEMLRKLHSPQHCNRLILPGMISGVPEKIVCAECGRPMEKFYMYRCCTD, from the exons atgaCAAGCACCGCGCAGCCCGCTAAAGTACTGCAGCAGCAGCTGGCAAGCAATCTGCAGCCGACTAAAACGAAGCAGCTCAGGAGTGAAAGACGAATGTTCTCAGCGTCTGATGACAGTGCCATGATGAAGCAAATTCAGGCTACGCACGCCCCTGATGGGCGCGAGGTTGATGCCAAACCCATTCTCCTGGTCATTGAGGACATTCTGCGTCGTGCCACTCCCAGCATTGACGGTGTCGTGGAT ACTGTACATGGGCTTGGAGCGGGCTTGGAGGAGAAGGTGGCTATACCTGAATTCGAAGGCGTCCTCGAATCATCGGCTTACATTATACAAAAAGTTTCCTGCGAg CTGTCGTGCAAGTGCTCTGGTGGAGGAGATGCTCACGCAACAACAATGGAGATATTCAACATACTTTCATACTACTCATGGGATGCAAAAGTGGTGATTTCCCTTGCAGCCTTCGCTGTGAACTATGGAGAGTTCTGGCTTGTTGCTAAGCTCTGTGCTACTAACCAACTCGCCAAGTCTATAGCACTGCTTAAGCAATTGCCGGATATCATAGAACAAGCCAACACTCTGAAATCCCGGTTTGATGCAATTAACATCCTCATCAAAGCCATTACAGATGTAACTGAGCTCATTGTGGAGTTCAAGCAGCTTCCATCTCAGTATATCTCTCCTGACACACCGCCTATGTCCACTGCCATGACTCACATTCCAACTGCTGCCTACTGGACTATCCGAAGTATGGTGGCTTGTGCAACACAGATTATCAGCCTCCTTGGCCTCAGTTATGA GCACATCACATCCACCACCGAAGCATGGGAACTGTCGAGCTTGACTCATAAGGTTAACAACATTCACGAGCACCTGAATAAGCAGCTTTTTATTTGCCATCAATACATAG ATGAGAAGAGGCACGCTGAAACTTACCAGTTGCTTGTTCACCTATTCACGATAATCCACCTGGATAACATGAGGATTATCAAGCAATTGATTTATCCTAAGGATGATCAGTTACCACTTCTGGATGGCGCTACCAGGAAAAGA GTAAGTGTTGAAGTTCTAAGGAGAAAGAACGTGTTACTGCTCATATCAGATCTCGATCTTTGGCATGAAGAGATAATGATTCTTGCTCAGCTTCATCAAGAGATGAGAGCAAGGTCGGATCTAGTTTATGAGATCGTCTGGCTTCCGATTATAGACAGATCAATGCCATGGACTGAAGAAATCCAGCACAAATTCGAGCTGCTGCAGGGAATGATGCCGTGGTACATGGTTCATCACCCTTCCTTGATTGAACCGGCAGTCATCAGGTACATTAAAGAGGTGTGGGGTTTCGACAAGAGGCCTATACTGGTGGCGCTGGATCCGCAAGCTAAAGTGGTTTCCCAGAACGCGTTTCATATGATTTGGATATGGGGAAATTTGGCATTCCCTTTTACTAGTGCGAGAGAAGAGTCACTCTGGAAGGAAGAAACTTGGAGGCTGGAGCTAGTTGTGGATGGCATTGATCCGGCCATTCTGGATTGG ATTGGACATGGTAAATTCGTCTGTTTGTATGGAGGGGAAGACATTGAATGGATCAGGAAATTTACTGCCGTAGCAAAATCTGTTGCCAAAGATGCAGGCATTACCTTGGAAATGGTTTACGTAGGGAAAAACGGTTCCAAGGAGAGAGTAAGAAGGATTACCGACATCATTGCAGCAGAAAATCTTAGTCATTTCTGGTCTGAACCCATGTACATCTGGTACTTTTGGACCAGATTGGAGAGCATGCTGTACTCCAAATTGCAGCTCGGCAAGACAATCGAAAATGATCAGATAATGCGGGAGGTCCTGATCCTGCTTAGCTACGATGGCAGCCATCCGGGATGGGCCATAATTGGCAAGGGATCAGACGAGATGGCCAGAGGCAAAGATGACATGATGCTGAAAATCCTTACAGAGTTCAAGACTTGGGAGGAGGAAGCGAGGAACCTGGGGTTCGTTCCAGCCCTGATCGAGATGCTGAGAAAACTCCATTCCCCGCAGCACTGCAACCGCCTCATCCTGCCAGGAATGATCAGTGGCGTGCCAGAGAAGATTGTCTGCGCAGAATGTGGGCGTCCAATGGAGAAGTTCTACATGTATCGCTGCTGCACTGATTAG
- the LOC127795695 gene encoding protein-L-isoaspartate O-methyltransferase 1-like isoform X1 codes for MAVEGMKMPFSAIAYGCRYCTPLKHHLFNITPRRRLPLPPLPAATPRSSCKLPNPNICTGHSLFRRMERFWAGSGINKNKAMVEHLQHYGVIRSKKVAEVMETIDRALFVPDGTSPYIDSPMPIGYNATISAPHMHATCLELLEENLKPGMHALDVGSVNSAGTGYLTACFALMVGPEGHAVGVEHIPELVDSSVENIQKSAAATLLKEGSLSVHVGDGRLGWPEFAPYDTIHVGAAAPEIPPALIEQLKPGGRMVIPVGNIFQDLKVVDKNPDGSVSIRSETSVRYVPLTSREAQLRG; via the exons ATGGCAGTTGAGGGTATGAAAATGCCGTTCTCAGCAATTGCGTATGGTTGCCGCTATTGTACGCCTTTAAAGCACCATCTCTTTAACATCACTCCCCGTCGACGTCTACCTCTGCCGCCTCTCCCCGCTGCCACTCCCCGATCTTCTTGTAAACTCCCAAACCCTAACATCTGCACGGGACACTCTCTGTTTCGCCGCATGGAG AGATTTTGGGCTGGAAGTGGCATCAATAAGAATAAGGCAATGGTTGAGCATTTGCAGCACTATGGTGTGATCAGATCAAAGAAGGTGGCAGAAGTGATGGAGACCATAGATAGGGCTTTGTTTGTACCTGATGGGACCTCACCCTACATCGACAGCCCCATGCCAATAGGCTACAATGCCACTATTTCTGCACCTCATATGCATGCAACATGTCTTGAATTATTGGAGGAAAATTTGAAGCCTGGGATGCATGCTCTAGATGTTGGTTCAg TTAATTCTGCAGGAACGGGATATTTGACAGCATGCTTTGCGCTGATGGTTGGGCCAGAAGGTCATGCAGTTGGCGTGGAACACATTCCTGAGTTGGTTGATTCTTCTGTTGAAAATATTCAGAAAAGTGCAGCTGCTACATTGCTCAAGGAAGGTTCTCTATCCGTTCATGTTGGAG ATGGAAGGTTGGGATGGCCAGAGTTTGCGCCTTACGACACCATCCACGTTGGAGCAGCGGCCCCAGAAATTCCACCAGCCCTGATAGAGCAGTTGAAGCCCGGGGGCAGGATGGTGATTCCAGTTGGGAACATATTCCAGGACTTGAAGGTGGTTGACAAGAATCCAGACGGTTCAGTGAGTATTCGGAGTGAGACTTCCGTGCGCTATGTTCCCCTGACAAGCCGAGAAGCTCAGTTGCGCGGCTAG
- the LOC127795695 gene encoding protein-L-isoaspartate O-methyltransferase 1-like isoform X2, whose amino-acid sequence MKMPFSAIAYGCRYCTPLKHHLFNITPRRRLPLPPLPAATPRSSCKLPNPNICTGHSLFRRMERFWAGSGINKNKAMVEHLQHYGVIRSKKVAEVMETIDRALFVPDGTSPYIDSPMPIGYNATISAPHMHATCLELLEENLKPGMHALDVGSGTGYLTACFALMVGPEGHAVGVEHIPELVDSSVENIQKSAAATLLKEGSLSVHVGDGRLGWPEFAPYDTIHVGAAAPEIPPALIEQLKPGGRMVIPVGNIFQDLKVVDKNPDGSVSIRSETSVRYVPLTSREAQLRG is encoded by the exons ATGAAAATGCCGTTCTCAGCAATTGCGTATGGTTGCCGCTATTGTACGCCTTTAAAGCACCATCTCTTTAACATCACTCCCCGTCGACGTCTACCTCTGCCGCCTCTCCCCGCTGCCACTCCCCGATCTTCTTGTAAACTCCCAAACCCTAACATCTGCACGGGACACTCTCTGTTTCGCCGCATGGAG AGATTTTGGGCTGGAAGTGGCATCAATAAGAATAAGGCAATGGTTGAGCATTTGCAGCACTATGGTGTGATCAGATCAAAGAAGGTGGCAGAAGTGATGGAGACCATAGATAGGGCTTTGTTTGTACCTGATGGGACCTCACCCTACATCGACAGCCCCATGCCAATAGGCTACAATGCCACTATTTCTGCACCTCATATGCATGCAACATGTCTTGAATTATTGGAGGAAAATTTGAAGCCTGGGATGCATGCTCTAGATGTTGGTTCAg GAACGGGATATTTGACAGCATGCTTTGCGCTGATGGTTGGGCCAGAAGGTCATGCAGTTGGCGTGGAACACATTCCTGAGTTGGTTGATTCTTCTGTTGAAAATATTCAGAAAAGTGCAGCTGCTACATTGCTCAAGGAAGGTTCTCTATCCGTTCATGTTGGAG ATGGAAGGTTGGGATGGCCAGAGTTTGCGCCTTACGACACCATCCACGTTGGAGCAGCGGCCCCAGAAATTCCACCAGCCCTGATAGAGCAGTTGAAGCCCGGGGGCAGGATGGTGATTCCAGTTGGGAACATATTCCAGGACTTGAAGGTGGTTGACAAGAATCCAGACGGTTCAGTGAGTATTCGGAGTGAGACTTCCGTGCGCTATGTTCCCCTGACAAGCCGAGAAGCTCAGTTGCGCGGCTAG
- the LOC127795695 gene encoding protein-L-isoaspartate O-methyltransferase 1-like isoform X3, translating into MINSVMGQTIGKKRKESHHLSRDSTEEHQTSCPKYGCEVTLQAETHRRFWAGSGINKNKAMVEHLQHYGVIRSKKVAEVMETIDRALFVPDGTSPYIDSPMPIGYNATISAPHMHATCLELLEENLKPGMHALDVGSVNSAGTGYLTACFALMVGPEGHAVGVEHIPELVDSSVENIQKSAAATLLKEGSLSVHVGDGRLGWPEFAPYDTIHVGAAAPEIPPALIEQLKPGGRMVIPVGNIFQDLKVVDKNPDGSVSIRSETSVRYVPLTSREAQLRG; encoded by the exons ATGA TCAATTCAGTGATGGGTCAGACaatagggaaaaaaagaaaagaaagccacCATCTCAGCAGAGATTCCACAGAGGAACATCAGACTTCATGTCCCAAGTATGGCTGTGAAGTGACTTTGCAGGCTGAAACTCATAGG AGATTTTGGGCTGGAAGTGGCATCAATAAGAATAAGGCAATGGTTGAGCATTTGCAGCACTATGGTGTGATCAGATCAAAGAAGGTGGCAGAAGTGATGGAGACCATAGATAGGGCTTTGTTTGTACCTGATGGGACCTCACCCTACATCGACAGCCCCATGCCAATAGGCTACAATGCCACTATTTCTGCACCTCATATGCATGCAACATGTCTTGAATTATTGGAGGAAAATTTGAAGCCTGGGATGCATGCTCTAGATGTTGGTTCAg TTAATTCTGCAGGAACGGGATATTTGACAGCATGCTTTGCGCTGATGGTTGGGCCAGAAGGTCATGCAGTTGGCGTGGAACACATTCCTGAGTTGGTTGATTCTTCTGTTGAAAATATTCAGAAAAGTGCAGCTGCTACATTGCTCAAGGAAGGTTCTCTATCCGTTCATGTTGGAG ATGGAAGGTTGGGATGGCCAGAGTTTGCGCCTTACGACACCATCCACGTTGGAGCAGCGGCCCCAGAAATTCCACCAGCCCTGATAGAGCAGTTGAAGCCCGGGGGCAGGATGGTGATTCCAGTTGGGAACATATTCCAGGACTTGAAGGTGGTTGACAAGAATCCAGACGGTTCAGTGAGTATTCGGAGTGAGACTTCCGTGCGCTATGTTCCCCTGACAAGCCGAGAAGCTCAGTTGCGCGGCTAG
- the LOC127795365 gene encoding 28 kDa ribonucleoprotein, chloroplastic isoform X1, giving the protein MACVAKPLSKSLAMANGYPISLPSIFTTKTPHPSSLSIKPKPIKLYLSSYRSSPSLPSLSLKKRTHFPSTVSSVAQTSDWAQQEENNNTVVLDEQEGQEFGWDNQEVADTDAGESEWEGESNEGAAVEAVGEEGFVGAEEPFQEPPEEAKVFVGNLSYDVDSEKLAHLFEQAGVVEIAEVIYNRETDQSRGFGFVTMSTVEEAEKAVEMFDRYDLNGRLLTVNKAAPRGARPERPPRAFESRYRLYVGNLPWDVDNARLEQVFSEHGKVMEARVIYDRETGRSRGFGFITMSTEAELNDAIASLDGQQSLGGRAIRVNVAEERPRRSSF; this is encoded by the exons ATGGCTTGTGTTGCTAAACCGCTATCCAAGTCCTTAGCCATGGCCAATGGCTACCCAATTTCACTTCCGTCAATCTTCACCACCAAAACCCCACACCCTTCTTCTCTCTCCATAAAACCCAAACCCATCAAACTCTACCTTTCTTCCTATCGTTCTTCGCCATCTCTgccttctctctccctcaagAAAAGGACCCATTTCCCCTCCACGGTGTCCTCCGTCGCCCAAACCTCGGACTGGGCtcaacaagaagaaaacaacaacaCAGTTGTCCTTGACGAACAAGAGGGGCAAGAATTCGGCTGGGACAACCAAGAGGTTGCTGACACGGATGCCGGCGAATCGGAATGGGAAGGGGAAAGCAATGAAGGCGCCGCCGTAGAGGCGGTCGGCGAGGAAGGGTTTGTTGGCGCCGAGGAGCCGTTCCAGGAACCGCCCGAGGAGGCTAAGGTTTTTGTCGGGAATTTGTCGTACGATGTGGATAGTGAGAAATTGGCCCATCTGTTCGAGCAGGCCGGGGTCGTGGAGATTGCTGAG GTTATATACAACAGGGAGACTGATCAGAGTCGCGGGTTTGGGTTTGTGACAATGAGCACAGTTGAAGAAGCTGAGAAGGCCGTGGAAATGTTCGATCGCTAT GATTTAAATGGAAGGCTTTTGACTGTGAACAAGGCTGCTCCTAGAGGAGCACGGCCAGAGCGCCCACCTCGTGCGTTTGAATCAAGATATAGACTCTATGTCGGTAACTTGCCATGGGATGTGGATAATGCACGCCTTGAACAGGTTTTCAGTGAACATGGTAAGGTGATGGAAGCTCGGGTCATTTATGATAGAGAGACTGGCCGTTCACGAGGTTTCGGTTTCATAACAATGTCGACTGAGGCTGAATTGAATgatgcaattgcaagccttgACGGACAG CAGAGCTTGGGAGGCAGGGCAATCAGAGTGAATGTTGCTGAGGAGAGACCGCGGCGCAGCTCTTTCTGA
- the LOC127795365 gene encoding 28 kDa ribonucleoprotein, chloroplastic isoform X2 produces the protein MACVAKPLSKSLAMANGYPISLPSIFTTKTPHPSSLSIKPKPIKLYLSSYRSSPSLPSLSLKKRTHFPSTVSSVAQTSDWAQQEENNNTVVLDEQEGQEFGWDNQEVADTDAGESEWEGESNEGAAVEAVGEEGFVGAEEPFQEPPEEAKVFVGNLSYDVDSEKLAHLFEQAGVVEIAEVIYNRETDQSRGFGFVTMSTVEEAEKAVEMFDRYDLNGRLLTVNKAAPRGARPERPPRAFESRYRLYVGNLPWDVDNARLEQVFSEHGKVMEARVIYDRETGRSRGFGFITMSTEAELNDAIASLDGQSLGGRAIRVNVAEERPRRSSF, from the exons ATGGCTTGTGTTGCTAAACCGCTATCCAAGTCCTTAGCCATGGCCAATGGCTACCCAATTTCACTTCCGTCAATCTTCACCACCAAAACCCCACACCCTTCTTCTCTCTCCATAAAACCCAAACCCATCAAACTCTACCTTTCTTCCTATCGTTCTTCGCCATCTCTgccttctctctccctcaagAAAAGGACCCATTTCCCCTCCACGGTGTCCTCCGTCGCCCAAACCTCGGACTGGGCtcaacaagaagaaaacaacaacaCAGTTGTCCTTGACGAACAAGAGGGGCAAGAATTCGGCTGGGACAACCAAGAGGTTGCTGACACGGATGCCGGCGAATCGGAATGGGAAGGGGAAAGCAATGAAGGCGCCGCCGTAGAGGCGGTCGGCGAGGAAGGGTTTGTTGGCGCCGAGGAGCCGTTCCAGGAACCGCCCGAGGAGGCTAAGGTTTTTGTCGGGAATTTGTCGTACGATGTGGATAGTGAGAAATTGGCCCATCTGTTCGAGCAGGCCGGGGTCGTGGAGATTGCTGAG GTTATATACAACAGGGAGACTGATCAGAGTCGCGGGTTTGGGTTTGTGACAATGAGCACAGTTGAAGAAGCTGAGAAGGCCGTGGAAATGTTCGATCGCTAT GATTTAAATGGAAGGCTTTTGACTGTGAACAAGGCTGCTCCTAGAGGAGCACGGCCAGAGCGCCCACCTCGTGCGTTTGAATCAAGATATAGACTCTATGTCGGTAACTTGCCATGGGATGTGGATAATGCACGCCTTGAACAGGTTTTCAGTGAACATGGTAAGGTGATGGAAGCTCGGGTCATTTATGATAGAGAGACTGGCCGTTCACGAGGTTTCGGTTTCATAACAATGTCGACTGAGGCTGAATTGAATgatgcaattgcaagccttgACGGACAG AGCTTGGGAGGCAGGGCAATCAGAGTGAATGTTGCTGAGGAGAGACCGCGGCGCAGCTCTTTCTGA